The DNA window GCGAGAGCGACAACCGTCTGCCGGCGGCGGAGAGTCCCCCCGCCTCGGCGACGGCCACCAGCAGCGCCATATCTTCCAGTTTGCCCATTTTTCGCATTTCCCGAAAAGTGAATCTATTTTTCGTCTAATTATCAAAATCAGATCCCGACTGTAAAGTGATTTCCATTCCACTCGCAAGGGACACCATTATGAACACGCTCTCACTTTTTGATCGTCATCGCATCGGTACGCTGCCGCTGAAAAACCGCATCGTCATGGCCCCCATGACCCGGGCGCGCGCCCTGCAGCCGGGAAATATCCCCTCCGCGCTGATGGCGGAGTATTACCGCCAGCGCGCCAGCGCCGGATTGATCGTCACGGAAGCGACGCAAATCTCTCCCGAGGGACAGGGGTACTCCTGGACGCCCGGCCTGCATTCCGCAGACCAGATTGCCGGCTGGCAGTTGACGACCCGGGCCGTACACCAGGCCGGCGGCGTTATTTTTTCTCAGCTCTGGCACGTGGGACGCATGTCGCACGCCCGTTTTCATGCGGATGGTCAACCCGTGGCCCCCTCGGCGCTGGCGCCGGACGCCCAGGTCTGGGTGGTGGATGAGCAAGGCCGGGGCCAGATGGTGGACTGCCCACCGCCGCGGGCGCTCTCCCGGTCGGATATCCAGCGTATTGTCGCCGATTACCGCCAGGCGGCGCGCAATGCGATCGCGGCGGGGTTTGACGGCGTGGAGGTGCACGGCGGCAATGGCTATCTGATCGA is part of the Klebsiella quasipneumoniae subsp. quasipneumoniae genome and encodes:
- a CDS encoding alkene reductase, with translation MNTLSLFDRHRIGTLPLKNRIVMAPMTRARALQPGNIPSALMAEYYRQRASAGLIVTEATQISPEGQGYSWTPGLHSADQIAGWQLTTRAVHQAGGVIFSQLWHVGRMSHARFHADGQPVAPSALAPDAQVWVVDEQGRGQMVDCPPPRALSRSDIQRIVADYRQAARNAIAAGFDGVEVHGGNGYLIDQFLRRTANQRTDEYGGSLNNRIRFAQEVLTAIGDAIGRERTGIRLSPFITQRGMNDPQVIDAILALAAWCEQQGIAFIHLAEADWDDAPAVPLHFRDTLRATFSGTLIVAGNYDQQKAERILGAGLADLVAFGRPFIANPDLPQRLQHRWPLATVSDPGTLFGGTEVGYTDYPFYTEHKE